The genome window ACCGCTGGCGCCACAAGCCGACGGAACTCTCGGGCGGGCAGCAGCAGCGCATCGCCATCGCCCGGGCGCTGGTCACGGAGCCAAGCATTATCCTCGCGGACGAGCCGACGGGGAACCTCGACACCAAGACGAGCGAAGAGATCATGGCGATCTTTCAGGCGCTCAACCGCGAGCGCGGGATCACCATCATCTTCGTCACCCATGAGCCGGATATCGCGAAGCATACGCGGCGGATCCTCACGATTCGCGATGGCCTCATCGGCAGCGATGAGCCGGTCTACCATCCGATTGATGCCCGAGAGGTGCTGGCCAGTCTGACACCGGCGGTGGAGCGAGCGGGATGAACCTAGTTGAGAGCGTTCGAATCGCCTTCGCGGCGCTGGCGGCCAACAAGCTGCGCGCTGCGCTGACGATGCTCGGCATCATCATCGGCGTGGCCGCGGTGATCGCGCTGATGTCGATCGGGAAAGGCGTCCAAGCCACGGTGACGGCGCAGATCCAAGGGCTGGGGAGCAATCTGGTCTTTATTCGTCCTGGCGCGGCGCGCGATGGTCGGATTGTCTTCGGCGCCGGCACCCAGCAAACCCTCACCTACGAGGATGCGCAGGCGCTTGCCGAGCCGGGCATCCTGCCGCATGTCGTGGGGGTCGCGCCTGAGCTGAGCCAGCCAGCGCAGATCGTGACGCCGGGACGCAACTGGGCGACGCGAGTCGTAGGCACGACGCCGGACTATGAGTTTGTGCGCAACGCGCGTCCTGCGCTTGGTGAGTTCATCACGAAGAGTCATGTTGAGGCGCGGTCCTCCGTCGTGGTGCTCGGGGCGAATGTGGCAACGAACCTGTTTGGCGCTGAGTCGCCGATCGATCAGACGGTGCGCATCGCCCTTCAGGGCAGGACCACCACCAACTTTCGGGTGATTGGGGTGCTGGAGCCGAAAGGATCGACCCCGCTTGGCAATCAGGATGATCAAGTGATCATCCCGATCACAACGATGTATGCTCGCGTCTTCGCCAACCGCACCACCCGCGGTCAGCAGACGGTCAATTTGATCAATGTCGCGATTGATGACCCGCGGAATATCGCGCCGACGGTTGCTACTATCGGCGAGATCTTGCGTCAGCGTCACCGCGTCGTCGAGGATGATTTCACCATCCAGAGCCAAGAGGATATGCTGTCGACGGCGCGGCAGGTGACCGATGTCCTCACGATCTTCCTCGGCAGTGTAGCCGGGATTTCGCTGCTGGTCGGCGGGATCGGCATTATGAACATCATGCTGGTCTCGGTGACGGAGCGGACACGCGAGATCGGCATCCGTAAGGCGGTGGGAGCAAAACGCCGAGATATCCTCGCCCAGTTCCTTGTGGAGGCGGTTGTCGTCTCAGGGGTGGGAGGCCTCGTTGGGATCGTGCTCGGGATGGGGATCGGGCGGCTGCTGGAGAACCTGAACCTCGGGACGCAGCGGTTAGTCGCCCTCGTAACGCCAGATGCTATCCTGTTGGCGTTTAGCGTCTCGGTCGCGATTGGGCTGTTCTTCGGGATCTATCCGGCATCTCGCGCGGCGGCGCTCAATCCGATCGACGCGCTTCGCTACGAATGATCGAGAGCACGGCGCTGGGGAGGCGCGATGCGCCTGCGGCGGCTTTTCATCCGGCTGCTTCTCGCTGGCGTGATTGCCGGGCTGCTCCTCATCGTGCCGTGGCCAGAGCTGCTGGCGCGGTTGCAAGTTCCCCTCGCCGTGACGGCGCTCGTCTGCGCGATGGGCAAGGCGCTCTACGACACCTTCTTCTATGACCACTATCAACCGTGAGGAGCGATCATGCGCATCGGCTTTTTTCCGCTGCTGGTCTGCACGCTGATCGTCGGGGTCGGGGCGGGGGGCGCAGCGGCCTACGCGACGAGCGCGAACCGAGGGGCGCCGACGCCGGTAGTGGGGTCGGTGGCGCCCGCTTCCCAAGCCGACTCGCCGACCGAGAGCAGCGCGGCGGCGCAGCGGCAGCCCGGCTTTCCTGCCGGCGGTCAGGCTGCGCCCGGCACGGGGGCGCAGCAAGGAGTCGGCGCCGCTCGTCAGCCGGTGAGCGGCGATGCTGCGCAAGGAGCGAACCGCGCGCTGACGGGAGCGGTCACCCGGATTGAGGGCAACCAGATTGTCCTCACGACCCCGCAGGGGCAGACGACGGTGACCGTTGGAGAGGGGACGACGGTGCAGCGGAGCGTACCGGCTTCACTGGCTGACGTGAAGGCAGGAGAACGGGTGCTGGTGACAGCACGACAGACGCCGGACGGGTCGCTGGCAGCGGTCGCGATCCAGATTGTGGGCGGCAACTAAAGTGGTGAAACCTCCTAGCCCTCTGCGCAGTATCACAGGTGAACGCACCACTGGAGGGAAGAAGGTGAAAAAGCACGTCGTTGCGCTTGGCAGTCTAGCGGCCGCCGGCGCCTTGGTGATAGGGCTCGTGGTCGGGACGGGGGTCGTTGCCGCCCAAACCCCGCCAACCCAGACCCCTGGCGCCCAGCAGCAGCAAACCCGCGGCTGGTTGGGCGTGGTGCTGAATGAGAGCAACAACCAAGTCACTGTCCGGTCGGTCGTGCCAGACAGCCCGGCAGCGCGCGCAGGCATCCAAGCGAATGACCGTATTGTCAGCATCAACGGCCAGAACGTGACGACGATCGCCCAAGTGCAGAATATCCTCAATCCGCTGCAGCCGAACGCTCAGGTGCAGATCGTTCTTAACCGCAACAATGCCACTCAAACCGTGACTGTAACGCTCGGCACCGTGCCGGCCCGGGGCGCGCGGGGAGGCGGGCTGTTCGGGCTGCCGTTTGGGCCGCGAATCAACCTCCCGTTTGACAACTTCCGCGGCGGCAGCTTCGCCTATGTCGACGAACAAGGACGCACCCAGACCATCGTAACGACGATGGGCCGGGTGACCAGCGTCGATGCGGCGAACAACCGGGTGACGATCGAGAAGAACGGCGGCGGCAGCCAGACCTTCCGCGTCGACGCCAACACCCGCCTGCGCGGCACGCTCGCAGAGCTGCAGACCGGCACGCAGGTCGTCGTTACCGCTAATCAGTCGGCGCCGGACCTCGCGCTGAGCATCCATGCCGTAGGCGCGCGGGGCGGGCTTCGCGGCCCGAAAGGCCCGGCGCCGGGCGCCACGCG of Dehalococcoidia bacterium contains these proteins:
- a CDS encoding PDZ domain-containing protein yields the protein MKKHVVALGSLAAAGALVIGLVVGTGVVAAQTPPTQTPGAQQQQTRGWLGVVLNESNNQVTVRSVVPDSPAARAGIQANDRIVSINGQNVTTIAQVQNILNPLQPNAQVQIVLNRNNATQTVTVTLGTVPARGARGGGLFGLPFGPRINLPFDNFRGGSFAYVDEQGRTQTIVTTMGRVTSVDAANNRVTIEKNGGGSQTFRVDANTRLRGTLAELQTGTQVVVTANQSAPDLALSIHAVGARGGLRGPKGPAPGATR
- a CDS encoding ABC transporter permease, which encodes MNLVESVRIAFAALAANKLRAALTMLGIIIGVAAVIALMSIGKGVQATVTAQIQGLGSNLVFIRPGAARDGRIVFGAGTQQTLTYEDAQALAEPGILPHVVGVAPELSQPAQIVTPGRNWATRVVGTTPDYEFVRNARPALGEFITKSHVEARSSVVVLGANVATNLFGAESPIDQTVRIALQGRTTTNFRVIGVLEPKGSTPLGNQDDQVIIPITTMYARVFANRTTRGQQTVNLINVAIDDPRNIAPTVATIGEILRQRHRVVEDDFTIQSQEDMLSTARQVTDVLTIFLGSVAGISLLVGGIGIMNIMLVSVTERTREIGIRKAVGAKRRDILAQFLVEAVVVSGVGGLVGIVLGMGIGRLLENLNLGTQRLVALVTPDAILLAFSVSVAIGLFFGIYPASRAAALNPIDALRYE